Sequence from the Fulvivirga ligni genome:
TACTTTTTTAGCAATCTGAATTTTGCTCTGCCGGATATTGATGTGAAGATGAGACCTTTGAGAATTAAGGATGAAAGTCTCAATAAACTTTATGGTAACTATGTAAAAGCGGGTTTCGGAAACTATGCCACACCTTACCTGGAAGCATATTTAAATAACAAAAGAAGTAAAGAATATAGTTATGGTGCGCATTTTAACTATTTGAATTCAGCCAAGGGACCAGTGGATGGTAAGAACTCTGGATCTGGGAATTTAGATCTTGATTTGTTCGGGAAATACTTCACTAAAAATGCCACTTTCAGTGGCGATGTAGGCTTCAACCAGCGTAAATATCATTTCTATGGTTATCCGGAAGGAATTGAACTGGATGAAGATACCTTAAAACAAAGCTTTAATGATATTTATGTTAAAGCTCAGGTTGAAAGTGCCAATAAGAAATCTCCATTTCACTATACATTAGGTGGTCAATACGATCGCTTAAGTGATAAGTATGACGCAAGAGAAAGTGAGGGGCAGCTGTTTTTAAAGTCTAATTATGATTTGAATGAGGATGCTTTCATCAGATTGAATGCCAGCCTTTCCTCTATTAGTCGCAAAGACGAGTTAGTGGAAAAGCAGAGTCGTACATTATTCAAGCTTAGGCCAACGGTAGGATTTGATCTGGAAGGATTCAAAGTGGAAGCAGGTTTTAACCTGGCTTATGAAAATGATAGCCTTGGCGACGGTGATAAGCTCCATTTTTATCCGGTGGCCCAGGCCAGTTATCCATTCACTGAGAGTATCATGATCTATGCCGGTATTCGTGGAGATATGCAAAAGAATAGCTTAAGAAGCCTTTCTACTCAAAATCCATACATGAGATCGAATGTGCCTATTTATCACTCTAACAAGGATTTTGATCTTTATGGAGGTTTTAAAGGTAAGCTAGGAGCCAAGATTGCATTTGAGGCTGGTTTGAGTGTAGCTAATTATAAGAACATGTACTTCTTCGTGAATGACTCTACAGACCAGTCTAAGTTTGATATTGTGTATGATGAAGGAAATACTGCTGTGGTCAATATCTTTGGTGAAATAGGAATCAATTCCAGCGAAAAACTAAGGGTGGCAGTAAGAGGTGACTACTGGGGCTATGGTACAGATGGTATTGATGAAGCATGGCACCGACCAAATTATAAGCTATCAGGACTGGCCACTTATAATTTATATGGAAAATTTTTATTTGATGCCGAATTGTACGCACTTGGCGGTATGAAAGGAAGAGATAACGATGGTGATGCCGTTAATTTATCTCCTGCTTTAGACTTTAACTTAAAGACAGAATACCTTGTTTCTGACCAGGTTTCGGTATTTGTGAAGTTTAATAACATCTTCAGTAAAGAATACGAACTCTATTATCACTACCCATCCAGAGGGTTTCAATTTATGGCCGGCCTTACCTACAATTTCTAGCGATAGGCCATTGATTTATAAATATTTGATAAAATTTATATATTGTGAACACGTGTGATAGCATGGTACATTTGTCACAGTGAAAATTTCAACTATTTTTGTACGTATTTTTTAAACTAGAGCAATTTTAAAGATTCAACCATGGCCAAGAAGAAAAAAGATGAAATAGAAGAGAATGATGATTTACATCAGGATAACGATAATATAAATGAGGCTGATGATAGTTTCGGTCTGCCAGATGTAGATTTTGAGCCCATCAGCAGAGAGGAACCGGAAGAAGAACCAGAAGAAGAACCATCATATACTACTACTGACAGCATTGAAGAGGAAGAAGAAACTACTGTAGAAGAACCTTATAATAATGATTATCAGGAAGAAGAGGTAGAGAGAGAAGTAGTAGAGGAAGAATATACTGTAAAAGAAACGGTATACTACGAGCCGGAATCTGATGAAAATGCTTACGAATCTGAAAAAGAACAGGAGTACGTGCCAGGAAGCTATACTCCTCCAAAAGATAATTCTGTAGTGCCTAAAGTTTTAGGTGTGCTGGTAGTTGTTTTATTAGCGGCTATAGCCATATGGTTCTTTGTTTTCGAACAGCCTAAAAATGACCAGGCAGAGAGTGATGCACTAAGAGCAAAAGCAGATAGCGTAGAACAAGCACAACTTGCTGAGAAACAGCGAGAAGCTGAAAGAATAGCGCAAGAAGAGGCTGCCAGAAGAGCCGCTGAAGAACAAGCTGCTGCAGAAGCCGCTGCCAAACCTAAAATAGGTGCGATAGAAACAATTTCATCAAGGACCGGACGTTACTATGTAGTAGTTGCCAGTGCTATAGATGGAGATCTTGCCATGGATCATGCTAAAAAGCTCAGTAAGGCCGGCTCTGACGTTGCCATTATTAAGCCTTTTGGTAAATCTAAGTTTCATCGTGTAGCCATTGGAAGCACAGACTCCTGGGCAGAGGCACAAAATAATGCCAATGACCTGAAAGGAGAGTATGGTGACGGCGTATGGGTAATTAAATATTAATATGATTTTTGCACAAATTACTACAAGTCTAGATACAGCTGAAGTTGTAACGGGACCTGATTCAGTATCAATATTAGACCTCCTTTTTCAAGGAGGTTTTATGATGGTTCCAATTTTGATTTTATCAATTGGGGCAGTTTACATTTTTGTAGAACGAGTTTTAACTATTAGTAAGGCGGAGAAAACTCCTGATGGATTCATGTCCAAAATAAGAGACATGGTGGAGAAAGGAGATATCAACGGTGCCAAAATTCTTTGCAAAGAGTACAATTCACCTACTGCTCGTATGATTGAGAAGGGCCTTTCCAGAATAGGTAGTCCTTTGAAAAACATCGAGGTAAGTATTGAAAACGTAGGTAAGATTGAGCTTTTCAAGCTGGAAAAGAACTTGTCATTAATGGCTACCATATCAGGATCGGCTCCTATGCTTGGTTTCCTCGGTACGGTAATA
This genomic interval carries:
- a CDS encoding TonB-dependent receptor; this encodes MNKKLIYIVFFFCLVSMGAYAQDGWGEESGEIEDVEINIIKDLQITLPKANRNFEKIPPLTTDDKPANLQYFFSNLNFALPDIDVKMRPLRIKDESLNKLYGNYVKAGFGNYATPYLEAYLNNKRSKEYSYGAHFNYLNSAKGPVDGKNSGSGNLDLDLFGKYFTKNATFSGDVGFNQRKYHFYGYPEGIELDEDTLKQSFNDIYVKAQVESANKKSPFHYTLGGQYDRLSDKYDARESEGQLFLKSNYDLNEDAFIRLNASLSSISRKDELVEKQSRTLFKLRPTVGFDLEGFKVEAGFNLAYENDSLGDGDKLHFYPVAQASYPFTESIMIYAGIRGDMQKNSLRSLSTQNPYMRSNVPIYHSNKDFDLYGGFKGKLGAKIAFEAGLSVANYKNMYFFVNDSTDQSKFDIVYDEGNTAVVNIFGEIGINSSEKLRVAVRGDYWGYGTDGIDEAWHRPNYKLSGLATYNLYGKFLFDAELYALGGMKGRDNDGDAVNLSPALDFNLKTEYLVSDQVSVFVKFNNIFSKEYELYYHYPSRGFQFMAGLTYNF
- a CDS encoding SPOR domain-containing protein produces the protein MAKKKKDEIEENDDLHQDNDNINEADDSFGLPDVDFEPISREEPEEEPEEEPSYTTTDSIEEEEETTVEEPYNNDYQEEEVEREVVEEEYTVKETVYYEPESDENAYESEKEQEYVPGSYTPPKDNSVVPKVLGVLVVVLLAAIAIWFFVFEQPKNDQAESDALRAKADSVEQAQLAEKQREAERIAQEEAARRAAEEQAAAEAAAKPKIGAIETISSRTGRYYVVVASAIDGDLAMDHAKKLSKAGSDVAIIKPFGKSKFHRVAIGSTDSWAEAQNNANDLKGEYGDGVWVIKY
- a CDS encoding MotA/TolQ/ExbB proton channel family protein gives rise to the protein MIFAQITTSLDTAEVVTGPDSVSILDLLFQGGFMMVPILILSIGAVYIFVERVLTISKAEKTPDGFMSKIRDMVEKGDINGAKILCKEYNSPTARMIEKGLSRIGSPLKNIEVSIENVGKIELFKLEKNLSLMATISGSAPMLGFLGTVIGMIDAFIAIAQEEGSVSPKLLSEGIYTAMVTTAAGLFVGILAYLGYNYLVAKVQKVVHKMEYNSVDFIDLLQEPR